The Chitinophagaceae bacterium nucleotide sequence GAAGCACCCAATTGGGATATTGGTTTTGTGATTGGTGTTCCTGCATGGATACAGATGTGTATGGAAATGATCATTGAGCGTTACAAACTCAAAAACATTCATGAAATATGGCCGAACCTGGCATTTTTTGTACACGGAGGTGTTGCCTTTGAACCATACAAACATGGCTTTGAAAAATTATTAGGCAAGCCATTGATCTATATTGAAACCTATCTCGCCAGTGAAGGATTTATTGCCTATCAAAGCAGACAGGATGCACAGGGGATGAAGCTTGTTACCAACGAGCATATCTTTTTAGAGTTTGTTCCATTCAATGATAAAAATTTTGATGCTGACGGAAACATCGTTGACAAGCCCGAAGCATTGATGATTCATGAAGTGGAAGAAGGGAAAGTATATGCAATTCTGCTCAGTACCAGCGCAGGTGCATGGCGTTACTTAATTGGCGATACGGTGAAGTTTACCGATAAAGAAAAATGTGAAATTGTTATTACCGGCCGCACCAAGCACTTCCTCAGTTTAGTGGGCGAACACTTAAGTGTTGACAATATGAACAAGGCCATTCAAATGGTGAGCGAAGAGTTGAATATTTCAATACCTGAATACACCGTTGTGGGCGAGCCACAAGGAAATTTCTTTGCGCATCACTGGTATGTTGCCTGCGATGACCGTGCAACTGCTGATGATATCAGGAATAAAATAGATGCAGCGCTGAAAGAGATCAATGATGATTACGCCGTTGAACGTGTGAGCGCATTGAGAGATGTGTACCTTGATATACTTCCTGAAGCAAGCTTTATGGAATTCATGAGGCTGAAAGGCAAAATAGGATCGCAGCATAAGTTTCCCAGAGTATTGAAAGGAAAGATGCTGGCCGACTGGAAACAGTTTCTTGAAACCGGAAAATTATGAGGATAGAATCACTCCAAATATGACGGAGGCAATCATCAAAGGTTTGGCATTAGGTTTATTACTGGCCATCAGTATGGGTCCGGTTATTTTCTCCATTATTAAACAAAGCATCAGCAACGGCCACAAAGGCGGCTTAAGTTTTGCCATTGGTGTTGCAGCAAGTGATTTAACACTTGTCCTCGTCAGTAATGTGTTCACTGAACTATTCAACCGATTACTTCGTTTTGAAAAAATCATTGGTATGAGTGGCAGTATTCTGCTTATGGGTATTGGTATTTATTTTCTGTTCTTTAAAAAAATGAAACTGAATGAAATGGGTGATGGCATTGAGATGAAACGGAATGCAGGTGATTATGCCCGGATCTTTTTTGCCGGTTACTTTATGAACCTGCTCAACCCCGGCGTTATTGCATTCTGGTTTACATGGGCAACAGCTTTTATTACCACTCCCGTAAACGAACGTATTGCATTGTTTGGTTCCTGCCTGGCAGTTGTGTTTATTGCTGATTTGCTGAAAGTATTTCTGGCGAACCGTTTACGCAAGCGGCTTACTTTAAAACCATCAACATTATTAATAAAATTTCAGGGCTTACTTTGCTTGTGTTTGGAGTTGTGATTATGGTGGGGATTCTGTTTTATAAAAGCAGGTAGATAAAACAATTTGCTCAATACAAAAACACCCCGCAAAAGCAGGGTGTTAAAAAATATTTGAATTTCTTTATCTCTTATTCGGCAAATCAGCAATTTTCTCTCCTTTATAATTAATATACCAGGCTTTGCCATCTCTGTTTACAAGCAGCATATTCTCTGCCATTGGTATAATACTGCCGAAACCTTCTTCTACCACATGCTTTCCGGTAATATCAAAGAGGTACATGATTTCATCTTTTGTTGTGTTTCCATAAAACAGGTTTTCTTTTAAAATCTGCAGATTAAGAAAAGGTGTTTGTTCGAAAACTGTTTTTCCATCCTCAGCCAGCAGATATCTGCCACTGTCGCTTTCAACAATTGCATAGCCCTTATAAAAATTAGAGACAGAATTATATTTCAGCGGAATAATCACTTTCCCTGTAAGATCAATGATCCCTTCTTTCCCTGATGCTTTTTCTTTTACAACCAGCAGGTTGTTTTCAATCGGCTGAATTTTTTCATACAATTCAATATTGGCCAGGTTGACCAGTTGTCCTGTTTTATCAACCAACAACGTTTTGTTTCCTTTTTTCCCAACAACATATCCCTTCGCAAAACCATCTGTAATCCCCAGTTCATCGTATTCAAAAGGCACAACAGTTTTATTGGTTTTATCAACTGCTCCATATTTATTTCCTTTTTGCAGAATAGCAATTCCGCCACTGAACCAGGAAATATTTACTTCATCATATTCAAAAGGAATGATCACATTATTGGCTGAATCAATAAACCCATATTTCGATTTCAAGTCCCTGGCAGAAAACAAACCGTCGTTATAATCTCCAATGTAGTCATATAAAAAATCAACCAGCAGCTTCCCTGTCTTATCAATGATCCCCATTTTAC carries:
- a CDS encoding WG repeat-containing protein, with translation MKKIIVASFFAGLLFACNTPTKKTEATETKELPVPDEIITLKLQEKLKGQYDNVWDVAEGFDAVLKDGKWGFVDTSGKLVIPLQFESPSQFRHGFATVKKDGKMGIIDKTGKLLVDFLYDYIGDYNDGLFSARDLKSKYGFIDSANNVIIPFEYDEVNISWFSGGIAILQKGNKYGAVDKTNKTVVPFEYDELGITDGFAKGYVVGKKGNKTLLVDKTGQLVNLANIELYEKIQPIENNLLVVKEKASGKEGIIDLTGKVIIPLKYNSVSNFYKGYAIVESDSGRYLLAEDGKTVFEQTPFLNLQILKENLFYGNTTKDEIMYLFDITGKHVVEEGFGSIIPMAENMLLVNRDGKAWYINYKGEKIADLPNKR
- a CDS encoding GH3 auxin-responsive promoter family protein, with protein sequence MSLIELNLPKSLSRALNLPVNSPKRQQIKVLKNLLKKAKYTQFGQHYRFDQILNDRHPGKKFQELVPVSDYNKIYSQWWHKTLEGQTDVCWPGAIKYYALSSGTSEAASKYIPITNDLMRGNRVVMIKSLLSLRTYENLPVRSVSKGWLMLGGSTDLQKGPGYYSGDLSGITAKRAPFWFSPFYKPGKKIARTKDWTKKLEYVVNEAPNWDIGFVIGVPAWIQMCMEMIIERYKLKNIHEIWPNLAFFVHGGVAFEPYKHGFEKLLGKPLIYIETYLASEGFIAYQSRQDAQGMKLVTNEHIFLEFVPFNDKNFDADGNIVDKPEALMIHEVEEGKVYAILLSTSAGAWRYLIGDTVKFTDKEKCEIVITGRTKHFLSLVGEHLSVDNMNKAIQMVSEELNISIPEYTVVGEPQGNFFAHHWYVACDDRATADDIRNKIDAALKEINDDYAVERVSALRDVYLDILPEASFMEFMRLKGKIGSQHKFPRVLKGKMLADWKQFLETGKL
- a CDS encoding LysE family transporter; protein product: MKPENYEDRITPNMTEAIIKGLALGLLLAISMGPVIFSIIKQSISNGHKGGLSFAIGVAASDLTLVLVSNVFTELFNRLLRFEKIIGMSGSILLMGIGIYFLFFKKMKLNEMGDGIEMKRNAGDYARIFFAGYFMNLLNPGVIAFWFTWATAFITTPVNERIALFGSCLAVVFIADLLKVFLANRLRKRLTLKPSTLLIKFQGLLCLCLEL